A single genomic interval of Primulina huaijiensis isolate GDHJ02 chromosome 7, ASM1229523v2, whole genome shotgun sequence harbors:
- the LOC140980744 gene encoding uncharacterized protein, which yields MAPRKCEVCAEAQSKYKCPICVIPYCSVVCFKKHKEIPCKKLESPVEVKVCEATATSPIMNDEKPLYVEEPSEVLQGVQLESIASSSEIRDAIKDEKLKKLICDIDSALDPEKELHKVMETEEFRLFTEKILATITP from the exons ATGGCACCCAGAAAATGCGAAGTGTGTGCGGAAGCGCAATCAAAATACAAGTGCCCGATCTGTGTGATACCCTA TTGTTCGGTGGTGTGTTTCAAGAAGCACAAAG AAATTCCTTGCAAAAAACTGGAATCTCCTGTGGAAGTTAAAGTTTGCGAGGCAACTG CTACTTCACCAatcatgaatgatgagaaacCGCTTTATGTTGAGGAGCCAAGTGAAGTGTTGCAAGGAGTACAACTAGAGTCGATAG CTTCTTCTAGTGAAATCCGGGATGCAATAAAGGATGAAAAACTTAAGAAACTTATATGTGACATAGATTCTGCCTTGGATCCTGAGAAG GAGCTTCATAAAGTAATGGAAACGGAGGAATTCCGACTGTTCACTGAAAAG ATCCTGGCCACCATAACTCCATAA
- the LOC140980295 gene encoding uncharacterized protein, whose protein sequence is MDQAGVIFQNPISLIHHPSKVYGKTRAFALNPSEFFSSNSVLKVKEQTLTSATRIKRLKDTKVHASPVVYAAQSNFLKVFQTVLKVGKDGIEAGTNMVPESIPRPIARISVTLVMAGVALFLLKSFLSTAFFVLAMMGLSYFIFIALNKDEGPKGGGGTTSVDTSLEEARRIMEKYK, encoded by the exons ATGGATCAAGCCGGAGTTATATTTCAGAATCCCATTTCTCTAATACATCACCCATCAAAAGTTTACGGCAAAACTCGGGCGTTTGCCCTCAACCCATCTGAATTCTTCTCCTCAAACTCGGTTTTGAAGGTAAAGGAGCAAACTTTAACCTCGGCCACTCGAATTAAGCGGCTCAAGGATACCAAAGTTCATGCTTCGCCTGTTGTTTATGCAGCACAATCCAATTTCTTGAAAG TTTTTCAAACAGTACTGAAAGTTGGCAAGGATGGAATTGAAGCCGGAACCAATATGGTGCCT GAATCTATTCCAAGACCGATAGCAAGAATATCTGTTACTTTAGTTATGGCTGGTGTGGCACTCTTTTTACTGAAATCATTCCTATCTACGGCATTCTTTGTTTTG GCTATGATGGGACTAAGCTATTTCATATTCATAGCCTTGAATAAGGATGAAGGTCCAAAAGGGGGTGGAGGAACCACTTCTGTTGATACTAGTTTGGAAGAAGCCAGAAGAATCATGGAGAAGTACAAATAA
- the LOC140980646 gene encoding 26S proteasome regulatory subunit 4 homolog A-like, with the protein MGQGTPGSLNRQLPGDRKNDGDKKEKKFEPAAPPSRVGRKQRKQKGPEAAARLPTVTPLTKCKLRLLKMERIKDFLLMEEEFVANQERLKPQEEKTEEDRSKVDDLRGTPMSVGNLEELIDENHAIVSSSVGPEYYVGILSFVDKDQLEPGCAILMHNKVLSVVGLLQDEVDPMVSVMKVEKAPLESYADIGGLDAQIQEIKEAVELPLTHPELYEDIGIKPPKGVILYGEPGTGKTLLAKAVANSTSATFLRVVGSELIQKYLGDGPKLVRELFRVADDLSPSIVFIDEIDAVGTKRYDAHSGGEREIQRTMLELLNQLDGFDSRGDVKVILATNKIESLDPALLRPGRIDRKIEFPLPDIKTRRRIFQIHTSRMTLSDDVNLEEFVMTKDEFSGADIKAICTEAGLLALRERRMKVMHADFKKAKDKVMFKKKEGVPEGLYM; encoded by the exons ATGGGTCAGGGTACTCCTGGTAGTTTGAACAGGCAACTCCCCGGGGACCGGAAGAACGACGGAGATAAGAAGGAGAAGAAATTCGAGCCGGCTGCGCCACCGTCTCGTGTGGGACGGAAGCAGCGAAAGCAGAAGGGTCCGGAAGCGGCGGCTCGGTTGCCTACGGTGACTCCTTTGACGAAGTGCAAGCTGCGTCTTTTGAAGATGGAACGGATCAAAGACTTTCTGTTGATGGAAGAGGAGTTCGTTGCCAATCAAGAGAGGTTGAAGCCGCAGGAGGAGAAGACTGAGGAGGATCGATCGAAGGTTGATGATTTAAGGGGGACACCCATGAGTGTTGGAAATTTAGAGGAGCTGATTGATGAGAATCACGCTATTGTATCATCGTCGGTGGGGCCGGAGTACTACGTCGGGATCTTGTCGTTCGTGGATAAGGATCAGCTCGAGCCTGGATGCGCTATTCTTATGCACAATAAG GTCCTTTCTGTTGTTGGACTGCTTCAGGATGAAGTGGATCCTATGGTATCTGTCATGAAGGTTGAAAAGGCTCCATTGGAGTCTTATGCAGATATTGGTGGGCTTGATGCTCAGATTCAGGAGATTAAAGAGGCGGTTGAGCTTCCATTGACTCACCCTGAATTGTACGAGGACATTGGAATTAAACCTCCTAAGGGCGTCATCCTTTACGGAGAACCTGGAACTGGAAAAACACTGCTAGCAAAG GCTGTGGCAAACTCTACATCGGCCACTTTCTTGCGTGTTGTTGGTAGTGAATTAATTCAGAAGTACCTGGGAGATGGTCCAAAATTGGTGAGAGAATTATTTAGAGTCGCTGATGATCTCTCTCCATCTATCGTCTTTATTGATGAAATTGATGCGGTGGGCACAAAAAG GTATGATGCTCATTCAGGTGGTGAACGTGAAATTCAGAGGACTATGTTAGAATTGCTGAACCAGTTAGACGGCTTTGATTCAAGAGGAGATGTTAAAGTAATTCTTGCGACGAATAAAATTGAAAGTCTTGATCCTGCCCTTCTTCGGCCTGGTAGAATAGACCGGAAAATTGAATTCCCTCTTCCAGATATCAAGACAAGGAGGCGTATTTTTCAG ATACACACATCAAGGATGACATTGTCTGATGATGTCAACCTTGAAGAATTTGTTATGACCAAAGATGAGTTTTCTGGAGCTGATATCAAGGCTATATGTACTGAAGCTGGTTTGCTTGCCTTGAGAGAGCGTCGCATGAAG GTGATGCATGCCGATTTCAAGAAGGCCAAAGACAAGGTTATGTTCAAGAAGAAAGAAGGCGTACCGGAGGGTCTTTATATGTGA
- the LOC140980743 gene encoding transcription factor PIF1-like produces MNHRVPDFQEVQDDFSIPTSSGLSNSRPRRPAIGEEEIMELLWQNGQVVAQTQKSSKKAAIGDGCETVITAEQREIRPGGEEEPTQQHLFMQEDEMASWLQYPLDVSSFDRDLYADFLYSAPPPSTPPITALAPPRSVVDIRPAAPPVQAPPRIQNFLHISRIPTRLRNESGIPMSGVAAGTTNARSMTVVESNETPVLGQVSHTVEDSKVNVPGRNVESGPLVEAVEVAAGPAEFTVTSSPSCSGASFSSGGDRRPPETVAEDRKRKGRAAGYCELSKEDTEFQATEIKPQAHGSTLTKKSRAAEVHNLSERRRRDRINEKMKALQELIPRCNKSDKASMLDEAIEYLKSLQLQVQMMMSMGCGMVPMMYPGMQQYMPVMGMGMGLGMGMGMGMDMSMNRPMMPYPSMLPGSALPNPAAAHMSACFPMPAFHMPPVSVTDPSRIQASNQTDPTSNSAVSHNPNQPQMQNFNEPYQQFLGPRQAQPPLPQNQTVVQSISKQPSNRKDIGNA; encoded by the exons ATGAATCATCGTGTTCCGGATTTTCAAGAGGTGCAAGATGATTTTTCGATTCCTACGTCTTCTGGTTTATCCAATTCTAGACCCAGAAGGCCTGCAAT AGGTGAAGAGGAGATAATGGAGCTGCTATGGCAGAATGGGCAAGTTGTGGCGCAGACCCAGAAATCGTCGAAGAAAGCTGCGATAGGAGACGGCTGCGAGACAGTGATTACGGCGGAGCAGAGAGAGATCCGACCTGGCGGCGAAGAGGAGCCGACGCAGCAGCATTTGTTCATGCAGGAGGATGAGATGGCTTCTTGGCTTCAGTACCCACTCGATGTTTCCTCCTTCGACCGCGATTTGTACGCGGATTTTCTCTACTCCGCTCCTCCTCCATCCACACCACCTATCACCGCCCTCGCTCCGCCGAGGTCGGTGGTCGATATTCGCCCTGCCGCGCCGCCGGTTCAAGCTCCCCCACGCATACAGAACTTCCTCCATATCTCACGGATACCGACCCGGTTAAGAAACGAATCAGGGATACCGATGTCAGGCGTGGCGGCGGGGACGACGAATGCGAGGTCCATGACTGTTGTGGAGTCGAATGAGACCCCGGTTTTGGGGCAGGTGTCTCACACGGTGGAGGATTCTAAGGTGAACGTTCCCGGACGTAACGTCGAAAGCGGCCCTCTGGTGGAGGCTGTTGAAGTGGCTGCAGGTCCTGCTGAATTCACCGTTACGTCCTCTCCCAGCTGCTCCGGAGCAAGTTTCAGTTCTGGCGGAGATCGTCGTCCTCCGGAGACGGTGGCGGAAGACCGGAAGCGGAAAGGAAGAGCAGCCGGATACTGCGAGCTTTCGAAGGAG GATACTGAGTTCCAAGCTACAGAAATCAAACCGCAAGCTCACGGTTCAACATTAACAAAAAAGTCTCGTGCTGCGGAAGTGCACAATCTGTCCGAAAGG AGGCGTCGAGATAGGATAAATGAAAAGATGAAGGCACTCCAGGAACTCATACCTCGATGCAACAAG TCAGACAAGGCTTCGATGTTggatgaggcaattgagtactTGAAATCACTACAACTCCAAGTACAG ATGATGATGTCCATGGGATGTGGAATGGTTCCCATGATGTACCCTGGTATGCAGCAATACATGCCTGTAATGGGAATGGGCATGGGGCTGGGAATGGGAATGGGAATGGGAATGGATATGAGCATGAATCGACCTATGATGCCCTATCCATCTATGCTACCCGGTTCAGCATTGCCAAATCCAGCAGCAGCACATATGAGTGCTTGTTTTCCGATGCCTGCATTTCATATGCCACCAGTTTCTGTAACTGACCCTTCGAGAATTCAAGCTTCTAATCAGACCGATCCTACTTCAAATTCAGCAGTCTCCCATAATCCAAACCAGCCACAAATGCAAAATTTTAACGAACCATATCAGCAATTTCTCGGTCCCCGCCAGGCACAACCACCATTACCACAG AATCAAACTGTGGTACAATCTATTAGCAAGCAGCCTAGTAACAGAAAAGATATTGGAAACGCTTAG
- the LOC140980647 gene encoding probable pectate lyase 10 — translation MEAFSRNLVFFSCVIIVLVVTATAVRHNPHAKAPAVHVTSQNATETCGTGNPIDDCWRCDPNWMRHRRRLADCAIGFGRNAIGGRDGRYYVVSDPSDDDPVNPRPGTLRHAVIQDQPLWIVFKRDMVITLKQELIMNSFKTIDGRGADVHIANGACVTIQYVTNIIIHGLHIHDCKRTGNAMVRSSPSHYGWRTMADGDGISIFGGSHVWIDHNWLSSCSDGLIDAIMGSTAITISNNYFTQHNEVMLLGHNDSYTGDRVMQVTVAYNHFGEGLIQRMPRCRHGHFHVVNNDYTSWEMYAIGGSANPTINSQGNRFLASSNPFAKEITKRVVNPSDDKWRHWNWKSEGDMMLNGAYFVPSGRSAPASYTRASSLVAKPASMVGILTADAGVLYCRKGVRC, via the exons ATGGAGGCGTTTTCGAGAAATTTAGTGTTTTTTTCGTGTGTTATTATTGTGCTCGTTGTTACCGCCACCGCGGTAAGACATAATCCACATGCCAAGGCTCCCGCTGTCCATGT AACTAGCCAGAACGCCACTGAGACCTGCGGAACGGGCAACCCAATAGACGACTGCTGGCGGTGTGACCCAAACTGGATGCGCCACCGCCGGCGCCTGGCAGACTGCGCCATTGGCTTCGGCCGCAACGCCATTGGCGGAAGAGACGGCAGATACTACGTAGTCAGCGACCCCAGTGACGACGATCCCGTGAACCCCCGTCCAGGCACCCTTCGCCACGCTGTTATCCAGGACCAACCTCTATGGATCGTGTTCAAACGCGACATGGTGATCACCCTAAAGCAAGAGCTGATCATGAACAGCTTCAAGACCATTGACGGCCGCGGCGCCGATGTGCACATCGCGAACGGAGCTTGCGTTACGATTCAGTATGTGACAAACATCATCATCCATGGACTGCATATTCACGACTGCAAGCGCACGGGGAATGCTATGGTTCGGAGCTCGCCTTCGCATTATGGGTGGAGAACAATGGCTGATGGTGATGGGATTTCGATATTTGGAGGAAGCCATGTTTGGATTGATCATAACTGGCTCTCGAGCTGTTCTGATGGTTTGATTGATGCTATCATGGGTTCCACTGCGATTACGATTTCAAACAATTATTTCACTCAGCATAATGAG GTCATGTTGCTGGGACACAACGATTCTTACACAGGAGACAGAGTCATGCAAGTTACCGTTGCTTATAATCATTTTGGGGAGGGACTAATCCAGAGAATGCCGAG GTGCAGGCATGGACATTTCCATGTAGTAAACAATGACTACACATCTTGGGAGATGTATGCCATAGGTGGCAGCGCTAATCCCACAATCAACAGCCAAGGCAACAGATTCCTTGCCTCAAGCAACCCTTTTGCTAAAGAG ATTACAAAGAGAGTGGTGAATCCTAGTGACGATAAATGGAGACACTGGAACTGGAAATCGGAGGGCGATATGATGCTAAACGGCGCCTATTTCGTGCCATCAGGGCGTAGTGCACCTGCGAGCTACACCAGAGCCTCGAGTCTGGTGGCTAAACCGGCTTCAATGGTAGGGATCCTCACTGCTGATGCTGGTGTGCTTTATTGTCGTAAAGGCGTCCGGTGTTGA